From the Streptomyces nigrescens genome, one window contains:
- a CDS encoding CoA-transferase subunit beta, whose translation MSRTTTTTRAEYCVIACADAWRDNGEVLASPMGLIPSIGARLAKRTFSPDLLLTDGEAMLVGLDGTAEGWLPYRRHLTMVTGGRRHVMMGASQLDRFGNQNISCIGDWQQPARQLLGVRGAPVNTLNNPVSYWVPKHSRRVFVEKVDMISGVGYDSAAAAGPSATRYHRIPRVVTNLGVLDFATPDRAMRLASVHPGVTAGEVQAATGFPLALPDEVPYTREPTATELRLIRAVIDPDGLRDREVPPA comes from the coding sequence GTGAGCCGGACCACCACCACGACCCGCGCCGAGTACTGCGTGATCGCCTGCGCCGACGCCTGGCGTGACAACGGCGAGGTGCTCGCCAGTCCGATGGGCCTGATCCCGTCGATCGGGGCCCGGCTCGCCAAGCGCACCTTCTCGCCCGATCTGCTGCTCACCGACGGCGAGGCGATGCTCGTGGGCCTCGACGGGACGGCCGAGGGCTGGCTTCCGTACCGCCGGCACCTCACCATGGTCACCGGCGGCAGACGCCATGTGATGATGGGCGCGAGCCAGCTCGACCGCTTCGGCAACCAGAACATCTCCTGCATCGGCGACTGGCAGCAGCCGGCCCGCCAGCTCCTCGGGGTACGCGGCGCGCCCGTCAACACCCTCAACAATCCGGTGAGTTACTGGGTGCCGAAGCATTCGCGGCGGGTCTTCGTCGAGAAGGTCGACATGATCAGCGGGGTCGGGTACGACAGCGCGGCCGCCGCCGGCCCGTCCGCGACCCGCTACCACCGCATTCCGCGTGTGGTCACCAACCTCGGCGTCCTCGACTTCGCGACCCCGGACCGGGCCATGCGGCTCGCCTCCGTCCATCCCGGTGTGACGGCCGGGGAGGTCCAGGCGGCCACCGGCTTCCCGCTCGCCCTGCCCGACGAGGTGCCGTACACCCGGGAGCCCACCGCCACGGAACTGCGGCTGATCCGCGCGGTCATCGACCCGGACGGGCTGCGCGACCGCGAGGTGCCGCCGGCATGA
- a CDS encoding CoA transferase subunit A, which produces MTDKTMTPEEVVSRLHSGMTLGIGGWGSRRKPMALVRALLRSDVTDLTVVSYGGPDVGLLAAAGRIRKLVAAFATLDSIPLEPHFRAARQRGAFELMEIDEAMFMWGLHAAANRLPFLPVRAGLGSDVLRVNPGLRTVTSPYEDGETLVAVPALRMDAALVHLNRADRLGNGQYLGPDPYFDDLFCEAADQAYLSCERLVDDFATAVPQTLLVNRHSVTGVVEAPHGAHFTSCVPDYGRDEAFQKLYATTPWPEFAERFLSGGEKTYQSAVQTWHEEQT; this is translated from the coding sequence ATGACCGACAAGACCATGACACCCGAGGAAGTCGTCTCCCGGCTGCACAGCGGGATGACCCTCGGCATCGGCGGCTGGGGGTCACGCCGTAAGCCGATGGCGCTGGTGCGTGCGCTGCTCCGCTCCGACGTCACCGATCTCACCGTGGTCTCGTACGGCGGGCCCGATGTCGGTCTGCTCGCCGCCGCGGGCCGGATCCGCAAACTGGTCGCGGCGTTCGCGACCCTGGACTCGATCCCCCTCGAACCGCACTTCCGCGCGGCACGTCAGCGCGGTGCGTTCGAGCTGATGGAGATCGACGAGGCGATGTTCATGTGGGGCCTGCACGCCGCCGCCAACCGGCTGCCGTTCCTCCCCGTACGGGCCGGTCTCGGCTCCGACGTCCTGCGTGTCAACCCCGGTCTGCGGACGGTCACCTCACCGTACGAGGACGGCGAGACCCTCGTCGCGGTGCCGGCCCTGCGCATGGACGCCGCCCTGGTCCATCTGAACCGTGCCGACCGCCTCGGCAACGGCCAGTACCTGGGCCCCGACCCGTACTTCGACGATCTGTTCTGCGAGGCGGCGGACCAGGCGTATCTGTCCTGTGAGCGGCTCGTGGACGACTTCGCCACCGCCGTCCCGCAGACCCTGCTGGTGAACCGGCACTCGGTCACCGGGGTCGTCGAGGCTCCCCACGGCGCGCACTTCACCTCTTGTGTCCCGGACTACGGCCGTGACGAGGCCTTCCAGAAGCTGTATGCCACCACGCCCTGGCCGGAGTTCGCCGAGCGGTTCCTGTCCGGGGGCGAGAAGACCTACCAGTCCGCGGTCCAGACCTGGCACGAGGAGCAGACGTGA
- a CDS encoding NAD(P)H-dependent flavin oxidoreductase, giving the protein METPLTRLVGVRHPLVQTGMGWVAGPRLVSAAANAGALGILASATMTVEQLRAAVHEVKSRTDAPFGVNLRADAGDAAERVRLVVAEGVRVASFALAPSRELIARLKDAGVVVIPSVGARRHAEKVAAWGADAVVVQGGEGGGHTGSVATTVLLPQVVDAVDIPVIAAGGFFDGRGLVAALAYGAAGVAMGTRFLLTSDSTVPPAVQARYLAAAVKDITVTTKVDGLPHRMLRSELVETLERSGRGTALLRAVRHAASFRKLSGLSWAQMVRDGLAMRHGKDLSWSQVLLAANTPMLLKASMVEGRTDLGVMASGQVAGVIEDLPSCAELVDRIMAEARATLAALPPDPPR; this is encoded by the coding sequence ATCGAGACCCCGCTGACCAGGCTCGTCGGGGTGCGCCATCCCCTGGTGCAGACCGGTATGGGGTGGGTGGCCGGGCCCCGGCTGGTCTCGGCCGCGGCCAACGCGGGCGCCCTGGGCATCCTCGCCTCGGCGACCATGACGGTCGAGCAGCTGCGGGCGGCGGTCCACGAGGTCAAGTCCCGTACGGACGCGCCGTTCGGGGTGAATCTGCGCGCGGACGCGGGGGATGCGGCGGAGCGGGTGCGCCTCGTCGTGGCGGAGGGCGTACGGGTCGCCTCGTTCGCCCTGGCCCCCTCCCGTGAGCTGATCGCCCGGCTCAAGGACGCGGGGGTCGTCGTCATCCCGTCCGTGGGGGCCCGCCGTCATGCCGAGAAGGTGGCGGCCTGGGGCGCGGACGCGGTCGTCGTGCAGGGCGGGGAGGGCGGCGGGCACACCGGGAGCGTCGCCACGACCGTGCTGCTCCCACAGGTCGTGGACGCGGTCGACATCCCGGTGATCGCCGCGGGCGGTTTCTTCGACGGCCGCGGTCTGGTCGCGGCGCTGGCCTACGGTGCGGCGGGCGTCGCGATGGGCACCCGTTTCCTGCTGACGTCCGACAGCACCGTGCCGCCCGCCGTCCAGGCCCGCTATCTGGCGGCGGCCGTCAAGGACATCACCGTCACCACGAAGGTGGACGGTCTGCCGCACCGGATGCTGCGCAGCGAGCTGGTCGAGACGCTGGAGCGGTCCGGGCGCGGCACCGCGCTGCTCCGGGCGGTGCGCCATGCCGCGTCGTTCAGGAAGCTGTCCGGTCTGAGCTGGGCTCAGATGGTGCGTGACGGCCTGGCGATGAGACACGGCAAGGACCTCTCCTGGAGCCAGGTCCTGCTCGCCGCCAACACGCCCATGCTGCTGAAGGCGTCGATGGTCGAGGGGCGTACCGATCTCGGGGTGATGGCCTCCGGCCAGGTCGCCGGGGTGATCGAGGATCTGCCGTCGTGCGCGGAGCTCGTCGACCGGATCATGGCCGAGGCGCGCGCGACGCTGGCCGCGCTGCCGCCGGACCCGCCGCGCTGA
- a CDS encoding enoyl-CoA hydratase family protein, which translates to MGVSTSTPDKGIAVITVDFPPVNALPVQGWYDLADAVRAAGHDPGVRCVVLTAAGRGFNAGVDIKEMQRDTATGGHDVLIGANHGCAEAFSAVYACEVPVVAAVHGFCLGGGIGLVGNADAIVASDDATFGLPELDRGALGAATHLARLVPQHLMRALYYTSRTATAAELHAHGSVWKVVPRAELAAAARDLAREIAQKDGSLLRLAKAALNGIDPVDVRRSYRFEQGFTFEANLSGVADRVRDTFGTPHGAPAKEG; encoded by the coding sequence ATGGGTGTCTCCACCTCCACGCCGGACAAGGGCATCGCCGTCATCACCGTCGACTTCCCTCCGGTCAACGCCCTTCCCGTACAGGGCTGGTACGACCTCGCCGACGCCGTGCGCGCGGCCGGCCACGACCCCGGCGTCCGCTGTGTCGTCCTCACCGCCGCGGGCCGCGGCTTCAACGCGGGCGTCGACATCAAGGAGATGCAGCGGGACACCGCGACAGGCGGTCATGACGTCCTCATCGGCGCCAACCACGGCTGCGCCGAGGCCTTTTCGGCGGTCTATGCCTGCGAGGTGCCCGTGGTCGCGGCGGTGCACGGCTTCTGTCTGGGCGGCGGCATCGGTCTCGTCGGCAACGCGGATGCCATCGTGGCGAGCGACGACGCCACCTTCGGGCTGCCGGAGCTGGACCGCGGCGCGCTCGGCGCGGCCACCCATCTGGCCCGGCTGGTCCCCCAGCATCTGATGCGCGCGCTCTACTACACCTCGCGCACCGCCACCGCCGCCGAACTGCATGCGCACGGCTCGGTCTGGAAGGTCGTCCCGCGCGCGGAACTGGCCGCTGCCGCACGGGACTTGGCCCGGGAGATCGCGCAGAAGGACGGCAGTCTCCTCCGTCTCGCCAAGGCCGCTCTCAACGGCATCGACCCCGTCGACGTCCGGCGCAGTTACCGCTTCGAGCAGGGCTTCACCTTCGAGGCGAACCTCAGCGGGGTCGCCGACCGCGTCCGCGACACCTTCGGCACACCCCACGGCGCACCGGCCAAGGAGGGCTGA